One window of Trifolium pratense cultivar HEN17-A07 linkage group LG5, ARS_RC_1.1, whole genome shotgun sequence genomic DNA carries:
- the LOC123884104 gene encoding protein PARTING DANCERS isoform X3 — protein MRNGWKGDQHPSFIDFISTFLTANSFRLNFVPIAPDFIFNCGGMSVAFIFVTNWDCNNVAPIFNRVQKLKTQFSHFYVVITLPAKEEIDSFIHSYFKFGMVIGKPTFVPVKDLEMGFEKMVKIAHSSGAYKQQRIEEKLKAERKQLVQGMNFYLKVVTSIPGIDNHDANALSQALGSVQAIAKASKEQILENTDLSTDKAEMVSRFLRDPNFYLRPKIN, from the exons ATGAGAAATGGATGGAAAGGGGATCAACATCCATCCTTCATTGATTTTATCTCGACTTTCCTCACTGCAAATTCCTTTCGTCTTAATTTCGTGCCAATTGCTCCA GACTTTATTTTCAATTGTGGGGGTATGTCCGTGGCCTTCATTTTTGTGACAAACTGGGACTGCAACAACGTGGCTCCGATCTTCAACAG AGTACAGAAACTGAAGACtcaattttcacatttttatgttGTTATCACACTTCCAGCAAAAGAGGAAATTGATTCATTTATTCACTCATATTTCAA ATTTGGGATGGTGATTGGCAAGCCTACATTTGTGCCAGTTAAGGACTTAGAGATGGGGTTTGAAAAGATGGTAAAAATAGCCCATTCTTCTGGAG CATACAAACAACAGAGAATCGAAGAAAAATTGAAAGCTGAG AGGAAGCAGTTGGTTCAAGGAATGAACTTTTACCTTAAAGTTGTTACCTCCATCCCAGGCATTGACAATCACGATGCAAATGCG CTTAGTCAAGCTCTTGGTTCTGTCCAAGCAATTGCCAAGGCATCAAAAGAGCAAATTCTTGAGAACACTGATCTTTCCACTGACAAGGCGGAGATGGTTTCGAGGTTTCTTAGGGACCCGAACTTTTACTTGCGTCCCAAGATCAACTGA
- the LOC123884104 gene encoding protein PARTING DANCERS homolog isoform X4, with the protein MPHSPDFIFNCGGMSVAFIFVTNWDCNNVAPIFNRVQKLKTQFSHFYVVITLPAKEEIDSFIHSYFKFGMVIGKPTFVPVKDLEMGFEKMVKIAHSSGAYKQQRIEEKLKAERKQLVQGMNFYLKVVTSIPGIDNHDANALSQALGSVQAIAKASKEQILENTDLSTDKAEMVSRFLRDPNFYLRPKIN; encoded by the exons ATGCCTCATTCTCCG GACTTTATTTTCAATTGTGGGGGTATGTCCGTGGCCTTCATTTTTGTGACAAACTGGGACTGCAACAACGTGGCTCCGATCTTCAACAG AGTACAGAAACTGAAGACtcaattttcacatttttatgttGTTATCACACTTCCAGCAAAAGAGGAAATTGATTCATTTATTCACTCATATTTCAA ATTTGGGATGGTGATTGGCAAGCCTACATTTGTGCCAGTTAAGGACTTAGAGATGGGGTTTGAAAAGATGGTAAAAATAGCCCATTCTTCTGGAG CATACAAACAACAGAGAATCGAAGAAAAATTGAAAGCTGAG AGGAAGCAGTTGGTTCAAGGAATGAACTTTTACCTTAAAGTTGTTACCTCCATCCCAGGCATTGACAATCACGATGCAAATGCG CTTAGTCAAGCTCTTGGTTCTGTCCAAGCAATTGCCAAGGCATCAAAAGAGCAAATTCTTGAGAACACTGATCTTTCCACTGACAAGGCGGAGATGGTTTCGAGGTTTCTTAGGGACCCGAACTTTTACTTGCGTCCCAAGATCAACTGA
- the LOC123884104 gene encoding protein PARTING DANCERS isoform X2: protein MDSTTSTPSHASFSGTNGVCLMRNGWKGDQHPSFIDFISTFLTANSFRLNFVPIAPDFIFNCGGMSVAFIFVTNWDCNNVAPIFNRVQKLKTQFSHFYVVITLPAKEEIDSFIHSYFKFGMVIGKPTFVPVKDLEMGFEKMVKIAHSSGAYKQQRIEEKLKAELVQGMNFYLKVVTSIPGIDNHDANALSQALGSVQAIAKASKEQILENTDLSTDKAEMVSRFLRDPNFYLRPKIN, encoded by the exons ATGGACTCAACAACTTCAACGCCATCACATGCCTCATTCTCCG GTACAAATGGAGTCTGTTTGATGAGAAATGGATGGAAAGGGGATCAACATCCATCCTTCATTGATTTTATCTCGACTTTCCTCACTGCAAATTCCTTTCGTCTTAATTTCGTGCCAATTGCTCCA GACTTTATTTTCAATTGTGGGGGTATGTCCGTGGCCTTCATTTTTGTGACAAACTGGGACTGCAACAACGTGGCTCCGATCTTCAACAG AGTACAGAAACTGAAGACtcaattttcacatttttatgttGTTATCACACTTCCAGCAAAAGAGGAAATTGATTCATTTATTCACTCATATTTCAA ATTTGGGATGGTGATTGGCAAGCCTACATTTGTGCCAGTTAAGGACTTAGAGATGGGGTTTGAAAAGATGGTAAAAATAGCCCATTCTTCTGGAG CATACAAACAACAGAGAATCGAAGAAAAATTGAAAGCTGAG TTGGTTCAAGGAATGAACTTTTACCTTAAAGTTGTTACCTCCATCCCAGGCATTGACAATCACGATGCAAATGCG CTTAGTCAAGCTCTTGGTTCTGTCCAAGCAATTGCCAAGGCATCAAAAGAGCAAATTCTTGAGAACACTGATCTTTCCACTGACAAGGCGGAGATGGTTTCGAGGTTTCTTAGGGACCCGAACTTTTACTTGCGTCCCAAGATCAACTGA
- the LOC123884104 gene encoding protein PARTING DANCERS isoform X1, translating into MDSTTSTPSHASFSGTNGVCLMRNGWKGDQHPSFIDFISTFLTANSFRLNFVPIAPDFIFNCGGMSVAFIFVTNWDCNNVAPIFNRVQKLKTQFSHFYVVITLPAKEEIDSFIHSYFKFGMVIGKPTFVPVKDLEMGFEKMVKIAHSSGAYKQQRIEEKLKAERKQLVQGMNFYLKVVTSIPGIDNHDANALSQALGSVQAIAKASKEQILENTDLSTDKAEMVSRFLRDPNFYLRPKIN; encoded by the exons ATGGACTCAACAACTTCAACGCCATCACATGCCTCATTCTCCG GTACAAATGGAGTCTGTTTGATGAGAAATGGATGGAAAGGGGATCAACATCCATCCTTCATTGATTTTATCTCGACTTTCCTCACTGCAAATTCCTTTCGTCTTAATTTCGTGCCAATTGCTCCA GACTTTATTTTCAATTGTGGGGGTATGTCCGTGGCCTTCATTTTTGTGACAAACTGGGACTGCAACAACGTGGCTCCGATCTTCAACAG AGTACAGAAACTGAAGACtcaattttcacatttttatgttGTTATCACACTTCCAGCAAAAGAGGAAATTGATTCATTTATTCACTCATATTTCAA ATTTGGGATGGTGATTGGCAAGCCTACATTTGTGCCAGTTAAGGACTTAGAGATGGGGTTTGAAAAGATGGTAAAAATAGCCCATTCTTCTGGAG CATACAAACAACAGAGAATCGAAGAAAAATTGAAAGCTGAG AGGAAGCAGTTGGTTCAAGGAATGAACTTTTACCTTAAAGTTGTTACCTCCATCCCAGGCATTGACAATCACGATGCAAATGCG CTTAGTCAAGCTCTTGGTTCTGTCCAAGCAATTGCCAAGGCATCAAAAGAGCAAATTCTTGAGAACACTGATCTTTCCACTGACAAGGCGGAGATGGTTTCGAGGTTTCTTAGGGACCCGAACTTTTACTTGCGTCCCAAGATCAACTGA